The proteins below are encoded in one region of Fulvia fulva chromosome 9, complete sequence:
- a CDS encoding Glutamyl-tRNA(Gln) amidotransferase subunit B, mitochondrial codes for MQRPVLCALTTICISQITSAIHVPRDLGQRYPNGSTTAGLDQEGPGSGVHAVSSLQPTCQSGVATSANDNATAGEPCWSDWSAYWSMSTHLKSVYTTFTTTRTIRSHQDFLGYTTAEVVTTNTAGNGNFATRTYVDTLSTEWAFYTTEPTSTVATETYTSRISSNITAPSCALPTYVPQCQASWSQYATGAYEDGLPEPPCTQASISGALCSTYVSTWLEVQTAEMGEIEGKVGMQLTVEPVTFIANGTQPTTTTTSSYYWPTSSTVAPGCSVGCQSCRVSGSRVKLLHWPPEPTGWHNGTFFASSTQLPNATLTAPATLVTEGVTLTSPTVYISFDRLHASNSCDVIGKTLSNIIVAITNSATLSSLYGWDRYRGLQQTASFNFTDLYVIPVPSSIYQSQPRCASSSINMWYYSCLPHLSQASEACASVRTSGYDCPRTLPYEPVLALPAEVRDLQPEWSDCIGGVIGVYDPPMALQAATAVIKPTAPGDGSEASQQAPSIAMPTVATNTGVETTKITSMASATPATPASSVIGFAAPTQAFQTTTSAVASSTTPNAGPADGHDDAPAGDVETAPGSSVNIEAPISTEQEQSLQSQSKLSPTDALGVLTQALTKSTSDVVDTGASPTAVQSGAFPSIFTSSADGDVGAHTPSATVLSGPAFTLGVPHEPSDTASFAYDPASSAFFTADAHSHTVIQVGTSIIVLDPSTTAILQAGQPTSINSKPMSVGPEGMIYGSTTISLATPVTIGSAAMVITAGGGTYTLATGLGGIVVQGNSNAATLSGSGTKTIDGQAFAVGEDGHIVVDGTSYTVPHTSIIADKSPGVDPGSEMTLPLASTTLIIQGGSQTAVEGTTYSVRSGGGAVIVHGNSTTLTVDAVQSSTQSLPLVVTALATSSVAPVATSVDGPPYASSTAASTADSGGKQARWWLSSLPFVLACGFSAEVFLAAPEPLVLGAASPGNAMTLPFARTAQLASLRCLNTAARPAVRLPRPCIVAKWLQCRGLSTTPLVRQETVPLRRHLKDEAKRKKAEAKSNVNATKKSKLNPRLEKWELTVGVEIHAELNTACKLFSSAPASIGDGEGAANSRVALFDAATPGTQPQFQHATLLPALRAAIALGCEVQRKSGWDRKHYFHWDQPNGYQITQYYEPFAKDGTLTLTASDGVPASDLNGADSLKIGIKQIQMEQDTAKTTTHGVSTYHIDFNRAGHPLIEVITLPHIHSPQTAAAVVRKIQAILKSIDACAAGMELGGLRADVNVSVRERGTSGTGSSYSGVSGLGQRTEIKNLSSFKAVEDAIIAERDRQISVLEAGGVIEGETRGWTLGAIETTRLRGKEGEVDYRYMPDADLPPLVIGEDLVNHLRMTLPELPDETVERVQKTYGLSEKDAKTIVALDDGDRLDFLEETVELVMRRLGTQDHEGELKYGKLAGNWVLHEIGGLLTPSGRTWEQMSVTPLELSELLLNLLSKQITARTAKQLLVAMHENLRAIGRESVEQLIDDGNLRLRPLSEDGYIALAQQIMDESPDMVAAVREKGQKGKIMWFVGQMVRRGDEGTVEPEKSKEVIEKLLEP; via the exons ATGCAGCGTCCTGTTTTGTGTGCGCTCACAACGATATGCATTTCACAGATCACGAGTGCGATACATGTGCCTCGAGATCTTGGCCAGAGATACCCAAACGGCTCGACTACAGCCGGTTTGGATCAGGAAGGACCCGGCTCAGGTGTTCACGCTGTCTCTAGTCTGCAACCCACATGTCAATCTGGAGTGGCCACTTCCGCAAACGACAATGCTACTGCAGGAGAGCCATGCTGGTCGGACTGGAGCGCCTACTGGTCCATGAGCACACATCTGAAGTCTGTGTACACCACTTTCACTACGACAAGGACAATCAGATCTCACCAGGACTTCCTTGGGTATACTACTGCTGAGGTGGTGACTACGAATACCGCTGGCAACGGCAATTTCGCAACACGCACTTACGTAGACACTTTGTCTACGGAGTGGGCGTTCTACACAACAGAGCCGACATCAACGGTTGCCACCGAGACCTATACTTCTCGAATCTCGTCCAACATCACAGCACCATCTTGCGCTTTGCCGACATACGTGCCACAATGTCAAGCCTCGTGGTCTCAATACGCCACGGGTGCGTACGAGGACGGGCTACCAGAGCCACCATGCACGCAGGCGAGCATATCCGGAGCTCTGTGTTCCACCTATGTATCAACGTGGCTCGAAGTCCAGACCGCTGAGATGGGCGAGATAGAAGGCAAAGTTGGCATGCAGCTGACAGTGGAGCCGGTCACGTTCATTGCCAATGGAACCCAACCTACGACCACAACTACCAGTAGTTACTACTGGCCAACATCGAGTACAGTTGCGCCTGGCTGTTCGGTGGGGTGTCAATCCTGCCGCGTCAGTGGAAGCAGAGTGAAGCTACTCCACTGGCCGCCAGAGCCTACAGGATGGCACAATGGCACATTCTTCGCATCATCAACTCAGCTTCCCAATGCTACGTTGACAGCTCCGGCAACGCTTGTCACAGAAGGCGTAACGCTCACGAGTCCCACGGTATACATATCCTTCGATCGTCTGCACGCCTCGAACTCCTGCGATGTCATTGGCAAGACTTTGTCGAACATCATCGTTGCGATCACAAATTCTGCTACTTTGTCAAGCTTGTACGGCTGGGATCGCTACAGAGGTCTACAGCAAACGGCATCATTCAACTTCACCGACCTCTACGTGATACCTGTACCGAGCAGCATCTACCAAAGCCAGCCACGATGCGCCTCCTCGTCGATCAACATGTGGTACTACAGCTGTCTACCGCATCTATCACAGGCTTCTGAGGCGTGTGCTTCTGTCCGTACGAGCGGCTACGACTGTCCAAGGACGTTGCCATACGAACCGGTGTTGGCTCTTCCTGCTGAAGTTCGTGATCTGCAGCCCGAATGGTCTGATTGTATTGGGGGTGTCATCGGGGTGTATGATCCACCGATGGCATTGCAAGCGGCCACTGCCGTGATCAAGCCAACTGCTCCTGGAGATGGGTCTGAGGCGTCGCAGCAAGCGCCATCGATTGCCATGCCCACGGTCGCTACAAACACAGGCGTCGAAACTACTAAGATTACTTCCATGGCATCGGCGACGCCTGCAACACCGGCATCCTCGGTTATAGGCTTCGCAGCTCCCACTCAGGCGTTCCAGACAACCACGTCTGCAGTAGCATCGTCCACCACACCAAACGCAGGACCAGCTGACGGGCATGATGATGCGCCAGCCGGTGATGTAGAGACCGCACCGGGGTCGTCGGTGAACATCGAGGCACCAATAAGCACCGAGCAAGAGCAGAGCTTACAAAGTCAGTCCAAGTTGTCGCCTACCGATGCTCTAGGCGTCTTGACGCAAGCTTTGACCAAGAGCACAAGTGATGTCGTGGACACTGGAGCATCGCCCACTGCCGTGCAGTCAGGTGCCTTTCCGTCCATCTTTACGAGTAGCGCAGACGGTGATGTTGGAGCTCACACGCCAAGTGCTACTGTGCTCAGCGGTCCAGCTTTCACACTGGGCGTACCACACGAACCGTCTGACACCGCATCCTTCGCGTACGATCCCGCGAGTAGCGCGTTCTTCACGGCAGATGCCCATTCGCATACCGTGATACAGGTCGGGACCAGTATTATCGTGCTTGACCCCAGCACAACCGCCATCCTGCAGGCAGGCCAGCCAACTAGCATTAACAGCAAGCCCATGTCAGTCGGTCCAGAAGGCATGATTTATGGCAGCACGACCATCTCTCTCGCTACGCCCGTTACTATAGGATCTGCTGCTATGGTGATCACAGCTGGTGGCGGAACATATACTTTGGCCACTGGACTCGGGGGTATCGTGGTCCAGGGCAATAGCAACGCAGCGACTTTGTCTGGGAGTGGTACAAAGACCATCGATGGCCAAGCCTTTGCAGTCGGGGAAGATGGTCATATCGTTGTGGACGGCACGTCTTATACAGTACCGCACACTTCGATTATTGCCGACAAATCCCCTGGCGTCGATCCGGGCAGCGAGATGACCTTACCTTTAGCAAGCACTACCTTGATCATCCAAGGTGGTTCGCAGACGGCGGTCGAGGGTACCACGTACAGCGTTCGGAGTGGCGGAGGCGCTGTGATCGTTCATGGCAACAGCACGACTTTGACAGTGGATGCTGTTCAAAGCTCGACGCAGTCGCTTCCTTTGGTCGTGACTGCCTTGGCAACATCAAGCGTAGCCCCGGTCGCTACTTCAGTAGATGGCCCGCCATATGCTTCGAGCACTGCAGCTTCAACAGCGGATAGTGGTGGGAAACAAGCTCGATGGTGGTTGAGTAGTCTTCCGTTCGTGCTGGCCTGT GGATTCTCGGCCGAGGTGTTTTTGGCTGCACCAGAACCTTTGGTGCTTGGAGCTGCATCTCCAGGCAACGCCATGACTTTACCATTCGCGCGTACAGCGCAACTTGCATCGCTACGCTGCCTAAACACTGCCGCAAGGCCGGCAGTTCGATTACCGCGTCCATGTATCGTCGCGAAATGGCTGCAATGCCGTGGCCTGAGCACAACTCCGCTGGTCAGACAGGAGACTGTTCCTCTTCGAAGACACCTGAAGGATGAAGCCAAGAGGAAGAAGGCAGAGGCCAAAAGCAATGTCAACGCGACGAAGAAGAGCAAGCTAAACCCACGGCTGGAGAAGTGGGAGCTTACAGTTGGTGTCGAGATTCACGCCGAGCTGAACACGGCCTGCAAGCTATTCTCCAGCGCCCCAGCGTCGATTGGCGATGGCGAAGGAGCAGCCAACAGTAGAGTCGCTCTGTTCGATGCAGCCACACCGGGTACACAACCGCAATTTCAACACGCAACCCTCCTGCCAGCTCTACGCGCAGCCATAGCATTGGGATGTGAAGTGCAACGAAAGAGTGGTTGGGATAGAAAGCATTACTTCCACTGGGATCAGCCGAACGGATATCAGATCACACAGTACTACGAACCATTCGCCAAGGATGGCACTCTCACATTGACCGCATCCGACGGGGTGCCAGCCTCTGACCTCAACGGTGCAGACTCGCTCAAGATCGGCATTAAGCAGATTCAGATGGAGCAGGACACCGCCAAGACGACGACCCATGGCGTCTCGACCTACCATATCGACTTCAATCGCGCCGGCCACCCACTCATCGAAGTCATTACCCTCCCACACATCCACTCTCCGCAGACTGCTGCAGCTGTGGTACGAAAGATACAGGCTATCCTGAAGAGCATCGACGCGTGCGCTGCAGGAATGGAATTGGGTGGGCTTAGAGCAGATGTCAATGTTTCTGTGCGCGAGCGTGGAACATCTGGTACTGGGTCGTCATACAGTGGTGTCAGCGGACTTGGACAACGAACAGAGATCAAGAACTTGTCGTCGTTCAAAGCGGTTGAGGATGCCATCATCGCTGAGCGAGATCGGCAGATCTCTGTCTTGGAGGCTGGCGGTGTAATCGAAGGGGAAACACGAGGCTGGACGTTGGGAGCGATCGAGACAACGCGACTTCGAGGCAAGGAAGGAGAGGTGGACTATCGATACATGCCCGATGCAGATCTGCCGCCTCTAGTGATTGGGGAGGATCTGGTCAATCATCTCAGGATGACGTTGCCAGAACTGCCTGATGAGACTGTTGAGAGAGTGCAGAAGACTTACGGCCTGAGCGAGAAGGATGCGAAGACGATCGTAGCACTGGACGACGGAGACAGGCTTGACTTCCTCGAGGAGACCGTTGAGCTAGTCATGAGACGACTCGGTACACAAGATCATGAAGGTGAGCTGAAGTATGGCAAGCTGGCTGGCAACTGGGTTCTGCACGAGATTGGTGGACTACTCACGCCTTCAGGCCGCACGTGGGAGCAGATGTCTGTAACGCCTCTGGAGCTGTCTGAGCTACTACTCAACCTGCTGTCAAAGCAGATCACAGCCCGTACCGCGAAGCAGCTCCTGGTCGCCATGCATGAGAACCTCAGAGCTATTGGTCGCGAGAGTGTGGAGCAGCTCATCGATGATGGCAACTTACGACTGAGGCCATTGTCCGAAGACGGGTATATCGCGCTGGCACAGCAGATCATGGACGAGAGTCCTGACATGGTTGCTGCCGTGCGTGAAAAGGGACAGAAGGGCAAGATCATGTGGTTCGTGGGGCAGATGGTCAGACGAGGTGACGAAGGCACCGTCGAGCCAGAGAAATCCAAAGAAGTAATCGAGAAGCTGCTCGAGCCGTGA
- a CDS encoding Vacuolar transporter chaperone 4, with protein MRFGQQLRSSLIKDWYYYYIAYDDLKKSLRTDFEHTPAIAQSHKKKQPWSEEDEQRFVNKLEQELDKVFTFQKVKSQEIIRRIKASEKEVNDVIARSEAAQVGGNDQAKADAPTEEEFLLLEEDLSDIIADVHDLAKFTQLNYTGFQKIIKKHDKATKWHLKPVFAARLNARPFFRDDYDETVVNLSKLYDQVRTRGSPVKGDSGAGGKQQNFVRQTTKYWVHPDNITELKLIILKHLPVLVFNPSKEFEKKDSAISSIYYDNPDTWELYEGRLKKTEGAEAIRMRWYGGMDVDTIFVERKTHREDWTGEKSVKARFSTKEKNVNAYLKGDMTTEQIFEKARREGKKSEQELNDLEQLAKEIQFRVIDRKLVPVCRSFYNRTAFQLPGDARVRVSLDTELSMVREDNLDGRQRAGKNWRRMDTGIDYPFSQLPPEDIERFPYGVLEVKLQTAAGQEPPEWIRELTASHLVEAIPKFSKFIHGCATLFPSRIDLLPFWFPQMDVDIRKPVSHKFGIQRPGHSTDASTSTAMDDDTEDELDHDDEEDDDRTIGNGNQDDENVRRLRAARDALEQHEEDRNMHHANGNVMDEEERMSHKPLISAEDDYPLYDSDDEEEAVDQAKKRGAWAYRWQLVKRYADIAGDKLLFALSHATPFPKPTEIPSRESTLGIPRGAGVYEKRFKAPKGKKIHVPVRVEPKVSFAAERTFLAWLEFSIILGSIAATLLNFGDNVSMGAAIAFTIVSIMALFYSMAIFLWRVDRIHQRKAVSYHDKWGPTFLCIGLVACVAVAVGFRFAKGGEGDLRGRHPGGKHP; from the exons ATGAG GTTCGGACAACAGCTACGGAGCTCCCTGATCAAGGACTGGTACTACTACTACATTGCCTACGACGACCTCAAGAAGAGCCTGCGCACCGACTTCGAGCACACGCCGGCCATCGCCCAGTCGCACAAGAAGAAGCAGCCATGGAGCGAGGAGGACGAGCAGCGTTTCGTGAACAAGCTCGAGCAGGAGCTGGACAAGGTCTTTACCTTCCAGAAGGTCAAGAGCCAGGAGATCATCCGCCGCATCAAGGCCAGCGAGAAGGAGGTCAATGACGTCATTGCACGATCGGAAGCTGCCCAGGTCGGCGGCAACGACCAGGCCAAGGCAGATGCGCCGACAGAGGAGGAGTTCTTGCTGCTAGAGGAAGACTTGAGCGATATCATCGCCGACGTACACGACCTCGCCAAGTTCACCCAGCTGAACTACACTGGCTTCCAGAAGATCATCAAGAAACACGACAAGGCCACCAAGTGGCATCTCAAGCCAGTCTTCGCCGCCAGACTCAACGCGCGACCCTTCTTCCGAGACGACTACGACGAGACAGTGGTGAACCTCTCGAAGCTCTACGACCAAGTCCGGACGAGAGGCAGCCCAGTCAAGGGAGACTCAGGCGCCGGTGGAAAGCAGCAGAACTTCGTGCGACAGACGACCAAGTACTGGGTGCATCCGGACAACATCACCGAGCTGAAGCTTATCATCCTTAAGCATCTTCCCGTCCTGGTCTTCAACCCAAGCAAGGAATTCGAGAAGAAGGACTCTGCCATTTCATCCATCTACTACGACAACCCGGACACATGGGAGCTGTACGAGGGTCGTCTGAAGAAGACGGAAGGAGCTGAGGCGATCCGTATGCGGTGGTATGGTGGCATGGACGTCGACACAATCTTCGTCGAGCGCAAAACACACCGAGAGGACTGGACGGGCGAGAAGTCGGTCAAGGCACGATTCTCCACAAAAGAGAAGAACGTGAATGCATACCTCAAGGGTGACATGACAACCGAGCAAATCTTCGAGAAGGCACGCAGAGAGGGCAAGAAGAGCGAGCAGGAGCTCAATGACCTGGAGCAGCTGGCCAAGGAGATCCAGTTCCGTGTCATCGATCGCAAGCTGGTGCCCGTATGTCGTTCCTTCTACAACCGAACGGCCTTCCAGCTGCCGGGTGATGCGCGTGTGCGTGTCTCACTTGATACTGAGCTTTCCATGGTGCGCGAGGACAATCTGGATGGCCGACAGAGAGCTGGTAAGAACTGGCGCCGTATGGACACCGGCATCGACTATCCATTTTCTCAGCTTCCGCCAGAGGACATCGAACGCTTCCCATATGGTGTCCTAGAGGTGAAACTGCAGACTGCTGCTGGTCAGGAACCTCCCGAGTGGATTCGTGAGCTTACCGCCTCGCATCTCGTTGAGGCCATACCCAAGTTCTCGAAGTTCATCCACGGCTGCGCAACGCTCTTCCCCAGTCGCATCGACCTTCTGCCCTTTTGGTTCCCACAAATGGATGTCGATATTCGGAAGCCTGTCAGCCACAAGTTTGGCATTCAGCGACCTGGACACAGCACAGACGCGAGCACGAGTACTGCCATGGACGACGATACCGAAGACGAACTCGATCATGATGACGAAGAAGATGATGACAGAACGATTGGTAATGGTAATCAGGACGATGAGAATGTGCGAAGGCTTCGCGCAGCTCGAGATGCATTGGAACAACACGAAGAAGATCGCAACATGCACCACGCGAACGGAAACGTGATGGACGAGGAAGAGCGCATGTCACATAAGCCACTCATCTCCGCCGAGGACGACTATCCACTCTACGACTCTGATGATGAAGAAGAGGCTGTTGATCAGGCCAAGAAGAGAGGCGCTTGGGCGTATAGGTGGCAACTGGTCAAGCGTTACGCTGACATTGCTGGTGACAAGCTGCTTTTTGCCCTGTCTCACGCCACACCATTCCCCAAACCGACCGAGATTCCGAGCCGCGAAAGCACCCTGGGTATACCGCGTGGTGCTGGTGTATACGAGAAGCGCTTCAAGGCACCAAAGGGCAAGAAGATCCACGTCCCCGTGCGAGTTGAGCCGAAGGTCAGTTTCGCAGCGGAAAGGACATTCTTGGCTTGG CTCGAATTCTCCATCATCCTCGGGTCCATCGCAGCAACGCTCCTCAACTTCGGCGATAACGTCTCCATGGGCGCCGCCATTGCTTTCACCATCGTTTCCATCATGGCGCTCTTCTACAGCATGGCCATCTTCCTTTGGCGAGTGGATAGGATCCACCAACGGAAGGCTGTGAGCTATCATGACAAGTGGGGGCCTACGTTCTTGTGCATTGGTCTGGTCGCTTGTGTTGCTGTTGCTGTTGGATTCCGGTTCGCTAAGGGCGGTGAGGGGGATCTGAGGGGGAGGCATCCTGGTGGTAAGCACCCTTGA
- a CDS encoding Transmembrane 9 superfamily member 1 gives MRLQQLPASLVLALLTSMSQAFYLPGITPTTYKPNDLVPLTVNHLTPSQSQRDTQVRSAFSFDYYHSNFHFCKPEGDIQHASESLGSILFGDRIQSSPFQLQMAKNETCKAVCNEVEFEPRDAKFVNRRIWQNYIVNWLVDGLPAAQAYLDPTSGTEYYQPGFLLGKVENELPQLHNHYDIYVDYHEVRKSQYRVVGILVEPRSRANSKRTGIGKDMTAECGDDGPVLTLSEKDRTKVTWTYSVYWRPSATSFATRWDKYLHVFDPKIHWFSLINSAVIVMFLIGMVSTVLMRTLRKDIARYNRLDQINMDDLNGNSVEDGIQEDSGWKLVHGDVFRPPKHSLALAVLVGNGAQLFIMAGFTIAFAVVGFLSPSNRGSLATVMILLYTVFGCVGGYASSRVYKSFGGTKWKQLFVFTPSAVPAIVFATFFLLNLFVWARQSSGAVPFTTMLVILGIWFIISVPSSVAGSWFGFSQPMADPPVRTNQIPRQIPPSQGYLRLVPSMLLVGVLPFGAIFVELYFIMNSLWSNRIYYMFGFLFLSFGLLVVTSAAVTILMIYFLLCAENYHWQWRAFASSGASAGYVFAYSLLYWARMLSFSSLTGGLLYMGYSILLSFLWFLLSGSIGFFACWIFVNRIYASIKID, from the exons ATGCGGCTGCAACAGCTGCCTGCGTCATTGGTGTTAGCATTGCTAACATCAATGTCCCAGGCTTTCTACCTCCCTGGCATAACTCCGACTACCTACAAACCTAACGACCTCGTTCCGCTCACCGTCAATCACCTCACGCCCTCACAGTCGCAACGCGACACACAAGTGAGATCCGCTTTCTCTTTCGACTACTACCACAGCAACTTCCATTTCTGCAAACCTGAGGGAGACATTCAGCATGCCTCCGAATCGCTCGGAAGCATCCTCTTTGGAGACAGGATACAGAGCTCGCCGTTTCAGCTTCAGATGGCCAAGAATGAGACGTGCAAGGCCGTATGCAACGAGGTCGAGTTTGAACCTAGAGATGCCAAATTTGTCAACAGGAGGATATGGCAGAACTACATTGTCAACTGGCTAGTCGATGGCTTGCCCGCAGCACAGGCGTATCTGGATCCTACGAGTGGTACAGAGTATTACCAGCCCGGTTTCTTGCTCGGAAAGGTCGAGAATGAGCTGCCTCAGCTGCACAACCATTACGATATCTACGTCGATTACCACGAAGTTCGCAAGAGCCAGTACCGCGTGGTGGGCATCTTGGTCGAGCCAAGATCGCGCGCGAACTCAAAGAGAACTGGAATAGGCAAAGACATGACAGCAGAGTGTGGAGACGATGGACCAGTGCTGACACTGTCGGAGAAAGATCGAACAAAGGTTACATGGACATACAGCGTCTACTGGAGGCCGTCGGCAACTTCATTCGCAACCAGATGGGACAAATACTTGCACGTCTTCGATCCGAAGATTCATTGGTTCTCCTTGATCAACAGCGCCGTGATCGTCATGTTCCTCATTGGCATGGTCAGCACTGTCTTGATGAGGACTCTTAGGAAGGACATCGCACGATACAACCGCTTGGATCAAATCAACATGGATGATTTGAACGGCAACAGTGTCGAAGATGGCATCCAGGAGGACAGTGGCTGGAAGCTGGTACATGGAGATGTTTTCCGACCACCAAAGCACTCCCTGGCTTTGGCTGTGCTCGTGGGCAACGGTGCGCAGCTATTCATCATGGCTGGTTTCACCATCGCGTTTGCAGTGGTTGGATTCCTATCACCAAGCAATCGCGGTAGTCTCGCGACAGTGATGATTCTGCTCTACACTGTTTTTGGCTGCGTAGGTGGATACGCCAGCTCACGCGTCTACAAGTCGTTCGGTGGCACAAAGTGGAAGCAGCTGTTCGTGTTCACACCATCTGCTGTGCCAGCAATCGTGTTCGCAACATTCTTCCTGCTGAACTTGTTCGTTTGGGCAAGGCAGTCCTCCGGCGCAGTACCTTTCACAACAATGCTGGTCATCCTGGGTATCTGGTTCATCATTTCGGTTCCATCGTCGGTAGCAGGATCATGGTTCGGTTTCAGTCAGCCTATGGCAGATCCGCCTGTAAGGACAAACCAGATCCCACGCCAGATTCCTCCATCACAAGGCTACCTCCGACTGGTGCCCAGCATGCTCCTGGTTGGCGTGCTGCCTTTCGGCGCAATCTTCGTTGAGTTATACTTCATCATGAACTCGCTCTGGAGCAACAGGATCTACTACATGTTTGGTTTCCTCTTCCTCAGCTTCGGTCTGTTGGTGGTCACCTCCGCCGCTGTTACGATCCTGATGATATACTTCCTTCTCTGCGCGGAGAACTACCACTGGCAGTGGAGAGCGTTCGCTAGCAGCGGAGCAAGTGCTGGCTACGTCTTCGCATACAGCTTACTTTATTGGGCACGTATGTTGAGCTTCAGCAGCCTTACTGGAGGACTGCTTTACATGGGCTACTCAATATTGCTGAGCTTCCTGTGGTTCTTACTAAGCG GTTCGATCGGTTTCTTCGCTTGTTGGATCTTTGTGAACAGGATCTACGCCTCCATCAAGATCGATTAG